The proteins below are encoded in one region of Enhydrobacter sp.:
- a CDS encoding aldo/keto reductase has protein sequence MKYGPLGRSGLIVSRICLGGNSWGAKGRRGWGKFDEAEAPAYFKRALDVGITFFDTADTYNFGRSEEIMGATLLKMAKREEIVLSTKVGIRMSPVANDQGTGRKHLMASVDEQLRRLQTDYIDVYQVHRLDPHTPMEETMYSLDQIVRSGKVRYIGGSTMPAYKFAQMVMIADWKGYARPIAMQNLFNLIQREEEREMNRLCQEQGVGLIPYSPLARGFLAGNRSKEGGGATERSKNDAQVQPGTYRDCDWEIVERLKRIAAARGCTPAQAALAWLLAKPYMGAPIIGATDLEQLMSAAKATEIALSDAECRQLEEPYRFRVSPAN, from the coding sequence ATGAAATATGGACCGCTTGGCCGTTCGGGCCTGATCGTGAGCCGCATCTGTCTCGGCGGCAATTCGTGGGGCGCCAAGGGGCGCCGTGGCTGGGGCAAGTTCGACGAGGCCGAGGCGCCGGCCTATTTCAAGCGCGCCCTCGATGTCGGCATCACCTTCTTCGACACCGCGGACACCTACAATTTTGGCCGCTCCGAGGAGATCATGGGCGCGACGCTCCTGAAGATGGCCAAGCGCGAGGAGATCGTGCTCTCGACCAAGGTCGGCATCCGGATGAGCCCCGTCGCCAACGACCAGGGCACCGGCCGCAAGCACCTGATGGCTTCGGTCGACGAGCAGCTCCGGCGCCTGCAGACCGACTATATCGACGTCTATCAGGTCCATCGGCTCGATCCCCATACGCCGATGGAGGAGACGATGTACTCGCTCGACCAGATCGTGCGTTCAGGCAAGGTGCGCTACATCGGCGGCTCGACCATGCCGGCCTATAAGTTCGCGCAGATGGTGATGATCGCCGACTGGAAGGGCTATGCACGGCCGATCGCCATGCAGAATCTCTTCAACCTGATCCAGCGCGAGGAGGAACGCGAGATGAACCGGCTCTGCCAGGAGCAGGGCGTTGGTCTCATTCCCTACTCGCCGCTGGCGCGCGGGTTCCTCGCCGGCAACCGCAGCAAGGAGGGCGGCGGCGCCACCGAGCGGTCGAAGAACGATGCACAGGTCCAGCCCGGCACCTATCGCGACTGCGACTGGGAGATCGTCGAGCGGCTGAAGAGGATCGCGGCGGCGCGCGGCTGCACGCCGGCCCAGGCCGCGCTCGCCTGGCTGCTCGCCAAGCCCTACATGGGCGCGCCCATCATCGGCGCGACCGACCTGGAGCAGCTCATGTCGGCGGCGAAGGCCACCGAGATCGCACTGAGCGACGCGGAGTGCAGGCAGCTCGAGGAGCCCTATCGGTTCCGCGTGTCGCCGGCCAACTGA